The Paramisgurnus dabryanus chromosome 1, PD_genome_1.1, whole genome shotgun sequence genome includes a window with the following:
- the srsf2a gene encoding serine and arginine rich splicing factor 2a isoform X1, with protein sequence MSYGRPPPDVEGMTSLKVDNLTYRTSPEALRRVFEKYGRVGDVYIPRDPYTKESRGFAFVRFHDKRDAEDAMDAMDGAQLDGRELRVQMARYGRPPESHNSRRGAQPRRYGGGGGGGGYGRSRSSPRRRRRSKSRSRSRSRSRSRSRYSRSRSKSYSRSRSKSRTPRRSKSKSASRSRSRSKSKSRSRSHTPRSNKGSKSRSRSRSISKPKSPEANGDTGES encoded by the exons ATGAGTTACGGCAGGCCTCCGCCAGACGTCGAGGGTATGACTTCTTTAAAAGTCGACAATCTGACGTACCGTACGTCTCCTGAAGCCCTACGGCGAGTTTTCGAAAAGTACGGTCGGGTCGGAGATGTTTACATCCCAAGAGACCCGTACACGAAAGAGAGTCGTGGGTTCGCCTTCGTAAGGTTCCACGATAAACGGGACGCAGAGGATGCGATGGACGCTATGGACGGTGCGCAGCTGGACGGGCGCGAACTGCGCGTGCAGATGGCGAGATACGGGCGCCCGCCAGAGTCCCACAACAGCCGTCGCGGAGCCCAGCCGAGGAGATATGGAGGTGGAGGCGGAGGAGGAGGATACGGTCGAAGCCGCAG TAGTCCTCGACGCAGGAGGCGCAGCAAGTCCAGAAGCAGGAGTCGATCCCGTTCCCGCAGCAGATCCCGCTACAGCCGATCAAGATCCAAGTCGTACTCCCGTTCCCGTTCCAAATCCCGCACACCACGCAGGAGCAAGTCGAAATCGGCTTCCAGGTCCCGTTCAAGATCCAAGTCAAAGTCCCGCTCCAGGAGTCACACTCCCCGATCAAATAAAGGGTCCAAATCAAGATCTAGAAGCAGATCCATAAGCAAACCCAAGTCTCCAGAGGCGAACGGAGATACTGGTGAATCGTGA
- the srsf2a gene encoding serine and arginine rich splicing factor 2a isoform X2 — protein MSYGRPPPDVEGMTSLKVDNLTYRTSPEALRRVFEKYGRVGDVYIPRDPYTKESRGFAFVRFHDKRDAEDAMDAMDGAQLDGRELRVQMARYGRPPESHNSRRGAQPRRYGGGGGGGGYGRSRSPRRRRRSKSRSRSRSRSRSRSRYSRSRSKSYSRSRSKSRTPRRSKSKSASRSRSRSKSKSRSRSHTPRSNKGSKSRSRSRSISKPKSPEANGDTGES, from the exons ATGAGTTACGGCAGGCCTCCGCCAGACGTCGAGGGTATGACTTCTTTAAAAGTCGACAATCTGACGTACCGTACGTCTCCTGAAGCCCTACGGCGAGTTTTCGAAAAGTACGGTCGGGTCGGAGATGTTTACATCCCAAGAGACCCGTACACGAAAGAGAGTCGTGGGTTCGCCTTCGTAAGGTTCCACGATAAACGGGACGCAGAGGATGCGATGGACGCTATGGACGGTGCGCAGCTGGACGGGCGCGAACTGCGCGTGCAGATGGCGAGATACGGGCGCCCGCCAGAGTCCCACAACAGCCGTCGCGGAGCCCAGCCGAGGAGATATGGAGGTGGAGGCGGAGGAGGAGGATACGGTCGAAGCCGCAG TCCTCGACGCAGGAGGCGCAGCAAGTCCAGAAGCAGGAGTCGATCCCGTTCCCGCAGCAGATCCCGCTACAGCCGATCAAGATCCAAGTCGTACTCCCGTTCCCGTTCCAAATCCCGCACACCACGCAGGAGCAAGTCGAAATCGGCTTCCAGGTCCCGTTCAAGATCCAAGTCAAAGTCCCGCTCCAGGAGTCACACTCCCCGATCAAATAAAGGGTCCAAATCAAGATCTAGAAGCAGATCCATAAGCAAACCCAAGTCTCCAGAGGCGAACGGAGATACTGGTGAATCGTGA